Proteins encoded within one genomic window of Actinomycetota bacterium:
- a CDS encoding ribbon-helix-helix domain-containing protein, giving the protein MIGRLADEAEAGYDLDEIRRRRAGGRPAMGSGPASVESVRLDPELKKELLLRASRDGVSVSEVIREALRTYVQAS; this is encoded by the coding sequence ATGATCGGGAGACTCGCGGATGAGGCCGAGGCCGGTTACGACCTCGACGAGATCAGGCGTCGGCGAGCTGGAGGTCGGCCGGCGATGGGGTCGGGGCCGGCGAGCGTGGAATCGGTTCGACTTGATCCTGAGCTGAAGAAGGAGTTGCTCCTGCGTGCATCGCGAGATGGCGTAAGTGTTTCGGAAGTCATCCGGGAAGCTCTTCGCACCTACGTTCAGGCAAGCTGA
- a CDS encoding FKBP-type peptidyl-prolyl cis-trans isomerase, whose protein sequence is MSKMRSFTWLLALVLLVFAACGDDAAETPPAAETTPAAEAPPAGDCEEGIVETESGLKYEETECGTGEEAGRGDTVIVKYKGALENGKVFDEGELPPFQLGSGSVIPGFDEGITGMKVGGSRQVTIPPDLGYGAQGVPPDIPPNSTLIFDIELVEIQAPA, encoded by the coding sequence ATGTCCAAGATGCGCTCGTTCACGTGGCTTCTCGCGCTGGTCTTGCTCGTGTTCGCAGCCTGCGGTGACGACGCAGCAGAGACCCCGCCCGCGGCGGAGACCACGCCCGCGGCGGAAGCACCGCCGGCCGGCGACTGCGAGGAGGGGATCGTGGAGACGGAGTCCGGCCTGAAGTACGAAGAGACCGAGTGCGGAACGGGTGAAGAAGCGGGTCGCGGCGACACCGTGATCGTGAAATACAAGGGTGCGCTCGAGAACGGCAAGGTCTTCGACGAAGGGGAGCTCCCGCCGTTCCAACTCGGCAGCGGGTCGGTGATCCCCGGATTCGACGAGGGCATCACGGGCATGAAGGTCGGCGGCTCGCGTCAGGTGACGATCCCGCCCGACCTCGGCTACGGCGCTCAGGGGGTTCCTCCCGACATCCCCCCGAACTCGACCCTCATCTTCGACATCGAGCTGGTCGAGATACAGGCCCCGGCGTAG
- a CDS encoding phospholipid carrier-dependent glycosyltransferase yields MEAIEGAETDPRAERGPSRWGRADTFALTGITVAAAVLRLVRLDDPKSLVFDETYYAKDACWYVTSAPTLCGIDVESTLVHPPLAKWLLALGIRLFGYDSFGWRISAAVAGTITVALLFLLARRLLRSTLGASLAAGLLAIDLLHFVESRIAMLDVFVPLFGVAAVLFLVYDRDWLFAGARGEAAGPRLLQRPWRIAAGIAAGLAVASKWSGGFFLVMLIVLTVAWEIKARREREEPRPILNTFRREGAGLLVWFIVVPALVYTATYIGRTLPPGDGLCPDRNGSWVVRYVEQQQCMFRFHRELESNHSYQSPAWSWLALKRPVSYYFETNPNGDYKEIFATGSPFVWWTSLLALAAVVAAWVRRGDPWRPEGVILAGFLFTYAPWLISGLLSDRSAVFLFYLLPTVPFMCLALGYIASRIGRSWEAIAAIGLFTAAALWFFVFYYPLLTKVPLPQPEWDKRIWVFDNCEKPPADPATAVVTETLDGKVSTRTTFTTGTAEDLPPTGWCWI; encoded by the coding sequence GTGGAGGCGATCGAGGGGGCCGAGACAGATCCACGCGCCGAACGCGGCCCCTCTAGATGGGGCCGCGCCGACACCTTCGCCCTCACCGGGATCACCGTTGCCGCTGCGGTGCTGCGACTCGTGCGGCTCGACGACCCGAAGTCGCTGGTGTTCGACGAGACCTACTACGCGAAGGACGCATGTTGGTACGTCACCTCGGCGCCGACGCTCTGTGGGATCGACGTCGAGTCGACGCTCGTACACCCACCGCTGGCGAAGTGGCTGCTCGCGCTCGGCATCCGCCTGTTCGGCTACGACTCCTTCGGGTGGCGGATCTCGGCTGCGGTGGCCGGGACGATCACAGTAGCCCTGCTCTTCTTGCTGGCGAGGAGACTGTTGCGCTCCACGCTGGGCGCGTCTCTGGCGGCAGGCCTGTTGGCGATCGACCTCCTCCACTTCGTGGAGTCGAGGATCGCGATGCTCGACGTGTTCGTGCCGCTGTTCGGCGTCGCGGCTGTCCTGTTCCTGGTGTACGACCGAGATTGGTTGTTCGCGGGAGCGCGGGGCGAAGCTGCGGGGCCGAGGCTGCTGCAGCGGCCGTGGCGGATCGCGGCCGGTATCGCCGCCGGGCTCGCGGTGGCTTCGAAGTGGTCCGGCGGCTTCTTCCTCGTGATGTTGATCGTGCTGACCGTCGCTTGGGAGATCAAGGCGCGGCGGGAGAGGGAGGAGCCTCGCCCCATCCTGAACACGTTCCGGCGCGAGGGGGCCGGGTTGCTGGTCTGGTTCATCGTCGTCCCGGCACTCGTGTACACCGCCACCTACATCGGCCGCACGCTTCCGCCCGGCGACGGGCTCTGCCCGGATCGGAACGGGTCCTGGGTCGTTCGGTACGTCGAGCAGCAACAGTGCATGTTCAGGTTCCACCGGGAGCTCGAGAGCAACCACTCGTACCAATCACCGGCGTGGTCGTGGCTGGCGCTGAAGCGGCCCGTCTCCTACTACTTCGAGACCAACCCAAACGGCGACTACAAGGAGATCTTCGCCACCGGAAGCCCGTTCGTGTGGTGGACGTCGCTGCTGGCGCTGGCTGCGGTCGTCGCCGCGTGGGTGAGACGGGGCGACCCCTGGCGGCCCGAGGGGGTGATCCTGGCCGGCTTCCTCTTCACGTACGCGCCGTGGTTGATCTCCGGGCTCTTGTCCGACAGGAGCGCGGTCTTCCTCTTTTATCTACTACCGACGGTCCCCTTCATGTGCCTGGCGCTCGGCTACATCGCGTCGCGGATCGGTCGCTCGTGGGAGGCGATCGCCGCGATCGGATTGTTCACGGCCGCCGCGCTCTGGTTCTTCGTCTTCTACTACCCCTTGCTGACGAAGGTCCCGCTGCCGCAACCGGAGTGGGACAAGCGGATATGGGTGTTCGACAACTGCGAGAAGCCACCGGCGGACCCCGCGACCGCGGTCGTGACGGAGACGCTGGACGGAAAGGTGTCGACCCGCACCACCTTCACGACGGGAACAGCGGAGGACCTGCCGCCGACGGGGTGGTGCTGGATCTAG
- the rsmI gene encoding 16S rRNA (cytidine(1402)-2'-O)-methyltransferase: protein MSGRLILCATPIGNLEDVTQRSLRLLAEADVVACEDTRRTRKLLSHHGVQTRRLVVYNEGNERRRAPALVQKMLAGDTVLLVSDAGMPGLSDPGYRLVRAAVDAGVVVAVAPGPTAAISALAISGLPPARFVFEGFLPRKAGDRRRRLEELRDEERTLVFYESPHRVLDCLDDLYELFGDRPAAVVRELTKVHEEVRRGSLEQLRDKAREVPPRGEIVLVVGGALRRDRIADPEELAAAARALMSEGLQRKAALQQVAREAGVPKRAVFDALVEPEEPEV, encoded by the coding sequence GTGAGCGGCCGCCTCATCCTGTGCGCGACGCCGATCGGGAACCTCGAAGACGTCACTCAACGCTCGTTGAGGTTGCTAGCCGAAGCCGACGTCGTCGCCTGCGAAGACACCCGCCGCACGCGCAAGCTGCTATCGCATCACGGCGTGCAGACGAGACGGTTGGTCGTCTACAACGAAGGCAACGAACGGCGGCGCGCGCCCGCGCTGGTTCAGAAGATGCTTGCGGGCGACACGGTTCTGCTCGTGTCCGACGCGGGGATGCCGGGTCTTTCGGACCCCGGCTACCGTTTGGTGCGCGCCGCGGTGGACGCAGGCGTCGTCGTCGCGGTCGCTCCCGGACCGACCGCGGCGATCAGCGCCCTCGCCATCTCTGGGCTGCCCCCGGCCCGCTTCGTCTTCGAGGGGTTTCTGCCGCGCAAGGCCGGTGACCGCCGCCGGAGGCTGGAAGAGCTGAGGGACGAGGAGCGCACGCTCGTCTTCTACGAGTCTCCGCACCGCGTCCTGGACTGCCTCGATGACCTGTACGAGCTCTTTGGTGACCGTCCTGCAGCTGTGGTGCGCGAGCTGACGAAGGTGCACGAGGAGGTGAGGCGAGGGAGCCTCGAGCAACTGCGCGACAAGGCCCGAGAGGTGCCGCCGCGCGGAGAGATCGTGCTGGTGGTGGGAGGAGCACTGCGACGAGACCGGATCGCGGATCCAGAGGAGCTTGCCGCGGCAGCTCGCGCGCTTATGTCGGAAGGTCTGCAACGCAAGGCCGCGCTGCAGCAGGTGGCGCGGGAGGCGGGGGTTCCGAAACGCGCCGTCTTCGACGCCCTGGTGGAGCCGGAGGAGCCGGAGGTTTAG
- a CDS encoding AbrB/MazE/SpoVT family DNA-binding domain-containing protein produces MKSTGVVRKIDELGRIVLPSELRRVFGIREGDELEISVDGERVILQKRRDLCVFCGGEEPAIEFKGRKVCDSCAGQLGGFEGVEVRLPDAEASATSPA; encoded by the coding sequence ATGAAGTCTACCGGCGTGGTGCGCAAGATCGACGAGCTCGGCCGCATCGTTCTCCCGTCCGAGCTGCGCAGGGTGTTCGGCATCCGCGAGGGCGACGAGCTCGAGATCAGCGTCGACGGCGAGCGCGTGATCCTCCAGAAGCGCCGTGACCTGTGCGTCTTCTGCGGCGGCGAGGAGCCCGCGATCGAGTTCAAAGGTCGCAAGGTCTGCGATAGCTGCGCCGGCCAGCTCGGCGGGTTCGAAGGCGTCGAGGTGCGCCTGCCCGATGCCGAAGCTTCCGCAACCAGTCCCGCCTAA
- the metG gene encoding methionine--tRNA ligase: MSDQVFYVTTPIYYVNDVPHLGHAYTTVAADFLCRFRRMQGRKVHFLTGTDEHGQKVLRTAEAKGLSPKEWTDQIVPRWTEVWKALDISNDDFIRTTEPRHEGPVQKFVQALYDRGEIYLGTYEGLYCVGCEAFKVPDELVDGKCPLHGVEPDVVEEENYFFRLSKYAARLIELYENDERFVMPEARRNEVLGKVRQGLEDLSVSRISFDWGIPLPWDEKHVIYVWVDALQNYITAVGYGTDEERFSSVWPADIHLVGKDILWFHSVIWPAMLMALDMPLPGTVFAHGFLQVGGEKMSKSKLTGISPHDLIATFGSDGYRYYFMREISFGLDGNFSWEAMVERYNADLANDFGNLASRVLSMIARYFDGVVPEPPQPQELTDAERSLVAVHEAALAEMTAAVDAIAPHSAVKAAWTLVKKANSYVEEVAPWSLAKDPADQRRLQVVLYMLADTLRQLALMTSPITPGAAQELWQRLGLGGDVEQRSFPADRGWGSLPAGSRVRTGDPLFPRLDVAP, translated from the coding sequence GTGAGCGACCAGGTCTTCTACGTCACCACCCCGATCTACTACGTCAACGACGTCCCGCACCTCGGCCACGCCTACACGACGGTGGCCGCCGACTTCCTCTGCCGCTTCCGGCGGATGCAGGGACGCAAGGTCCACTTCCTCACCGGCACCGACGAGCACGGCCAGAAGGTGCTCCGGACGGCAGAGGCCAAGGGACTGTCTCCAAAGGAGTGGACCGACCAGATCGTTCCGCGCTGGACTGAGGTGTGGAAGGCGTTGGACATCTCGAACGACGACTTCATCCGCACCACCGAGCCGCGCCACGAAGGTCCCGTTCAGAAGTTCGTCCAAGCGCTCTATGACCGGGGCGAGATCTACCTCGGCACCTACGAGGGCCTCTACTGCGTCGGATGTGAGGCGTTCAAGGTCCCGGACGAGCTCGTGGACGGCAAGTGCCCGCTGCACGGTGTCGAGCCGGACGTCGTGGAAGAGGAGAACTACTTCTTCCGTCTCTCCAAGTACGCGGCCCGCCTGATCGAGCTGTACGAGAACGACGAGCGGTTCGTGATGCCGGAGGCTCGCCGCAACGAGGTGTTGGGCAAGGTGCGCCAGGGCCTGGAGGACCTCTCGGTCTCGCGCATCAGCTTCGACTGGGGGATCCCGCTGCCGTGGGACGAGAAGCACGTGATCTACGTGTGGGTGGACGCGCTGCAGAACTACATCACCGCGGTCGGATACGGCACCGACGAGGAGCGGTTCTCATCGGTGTGGCCGGCGGACATCCACCTGGTCGGCAAGGACATCTTGTGGTTCCACTCGGTGATCTGGCCCGCGATGCTGATGGCGCTAGACATGCCGCTTCCTGGAACCGTGTTCGCGCATGGGTTCCTGCAGGTGGGCGGCGAGAAGATGAGCAAGAGCAAGCTGACGGGGATCTCGCCGCACGACCTGATCGCGACGTTCGGCTCCGACGGCTATCGCTACTACTTCATGCGCGAGATCTCATTCGGGCTCGACGGGAACTTCTCGTGGGAGGCGATGGTCGAGCGCTACAACGCGGATCTCGCCAACGACTTCGGCAACCTCGCGTCGAGGGTGCTGTCGATGATCGCGCGCTACTTCGACGGCGTGGTGCCGGAGCCGCCGCAGCCGCAGGAGTTGACCGACGCCGAGCGGAGCTTGGTGGCGGTGCACGAGGCGGCCCTGGCGGAAATGACTGCAGCCGTCGACGCGATCGCGCCTCATTCCGCGGTGAAGGCCGCGTGGACGTTGGTGAAGAAGGCGAACTCGTATGTCGAGGAGGTCGCGCCGTGGAGCCTCGCCAAGGACCCCGCCGATCAGCGGCGTCTCCAGGTCGTCCTGTACATGCTCGCCGACACGCTGCGCCAGCTCGCCTTGATGACGTCGCCGATCACGCCCGGCGCCGCGCAGGAGCTGTGGCAGCGGCTCGGGCTCGGGGGTGACGTCGAGCAACGTTCGTTCCCGGCGGATCGAGGCTGGGGCAGCCTGCCCGCGGGTTCCAGGGTACGGACCGGGGACCCCTTGTTCCCGCGCCTCGACGTCGCCCCGTAG
- a CDS encoding TatD family hydrolase, with protein MWFDSHCHIHLCETARAEQIVEAAAATGVDAVVTVGTDVDSSRASVELARDPRVFAAVGVHPNSADAWGPDAAAAIEKCLADERVVAVGESGLDFFRDAVDPDVQRAAFVDHIELAKRFDKALIIHTRDSVDAALDVLEQQGPPDRFVFHCWSGDDAQLRRALEQGAYISFAGNVSFNSAQNLRDAAARVPDERLLVETDSPYLTPVPHRGKRNEPARVAHVGEAVAHARGADVGVVARQTTANARRFFGIE; from the coding sequence ATGTGGTTCGACTCCCACTGCCACATCCACCTCTGCGAGACGGCCAGGGCGGAACAGATCGTCGAAGCGGCCGCTGCGACGGGCGTCGACGCGGTCGTGACCGTCGGTACCGACGTCGACTCCAGCAGGGCCTCGGTCGAGCTGGCGCGCGACCCGCGTGTGTTCGCGGCCGTCGGGGTACATCCGAACTCGGCAGATGCGTGGGGCCCCGATGCGGCGGCCGCGATCGAGAAGTGCCTAGCCGACGAGCGGGTGGTTGCGGTGGGAGAGAGCGGTCTCGACTTCTTCCGCGACGCGGTGGATCCCGACGTGCAACGGGCGGCGTTCGTGGACCACATCGAGCTCGCGAAGCGCTTCGACAAAGCCCTCATCATCCACACGCGCGACTCCGTCGACGCGGCCCTAGACGTTCTCGAACAACAGGGACCGCCCGACCGCTTCGTCTTCCATTGCTGGTCGGGCGATGACGCCCAGCTGCGCCGGGCTCTGGAGCAGGGCGCCTATATCTCGTTCGCCGGCAACGTCTCGTTCAACAGCGCGCAGAACCTGCGCGATGCCGCGGCGCGGGTGCCCGATGAGCGGCTGCTGGTGGAGACCGATTCGCCGTACCTGACCCCAGTGCCCCATCGGGGCAAACGCAATGAGCCCGCGCGGGTTGCCCACGTGGGTGAAGCGGTCGCACACGCCCGCGGCGCGGACGTGGGTGTGGTGGCGCGCCAGACGACGGCGAACGCGCGGAGGTTCTTTGGGATCGAGTGA
- the rsmA gene encoding 16S rRNA (adenine(1518)-N(6)/adenine(1519)-N(6))-dimethyltransferase RsmA yields MGSSETAGFLGARRLREVLDVHGVRPVKALGQNFVIDPNTIRKVVEVASVSADDRVLEIGAGAGSLTVGLAAVAAEVIAVEFDRRLLPVLAETLEGVTNVEVVPGDAMALPLGGFGATKVVANLPYNIAVPVVVRVLETAPQIAELVVMTQREVGERLAAQPGSKAYGQVSVIVRYFGRPTVAAKVSRRAFFPVPRVDSVLVRIRREAPPDVAPERLFPVVRGAFSQRRKTIRNALISSGFADVDSALAAAGIDPGIRAEALRLDDFVAVANALATAAPPAE; encoded by the coding sequence TTGGGATCGAGTGAGACGGCAGGGTTCCTCGGTGCTCGACGTCTGAGGGAGGTCCTCGACGTGCATGGGGTCAGACCGGTGAAGGCGCTCGGCCAGAACTTCGTGATCGACCCGAACACGATCCGCAAGGTGGTTGAGGTCGCGAGTGTCTCTGCCGACGATCGGGTCCTTGAGATCGGAGCGGGCGCGGGTTCGCTGACCGTGGGACTTGCGGCCGTGGCGGCAGAGGTGATCGCGGTGGAGTTCGATCGTCGGCTGCTGCCTGTGCTCGCCGAGACGCTAGAGGGTGTGACGAACGTCGAAGTCGTCCCGGGCGATGCGATGGCGCTGCCGCTCGGCGGGTTCGGCGCAACCAAGGTGGTCGCGAACCTGCCCTACAACATCGCCGTTCCCGTGGTGGTCCGCGTGTTGGAGACGGCTCCCCAGATCGCGGAGCTCGTGGTGATGACGCAGCGCGAGGTGGGCGAGCGGCTGGCGGCGCAACCGGGATCGAAGGCTTACGGCCAGGTCAGCGTCATCGTTCGCTACTTCGGGCGTCCCACGGTCGCGGCGAAGGTCTCGAGGCGGGCGTTCTTCCCCGTGCCGCGCGTCGACTCCGTGCTGGTTCGGATCCGACGGGAGGCGCCGCCCGACGTAGCGCCGGAGCGGTTGTTCCCGGTCGTGCGGGGCGCGTTCTCGCAACGTAGGAAGACGATCCGCAACGCGTTGATCTCGTCCGGCTTCGCCGACGTCGACTCGGCGCTGGCAGCCGCGGGGATCGACCCTGGCATCCGCGCGGAGGCGCTCCGGCTCGATGACTTTGTAGCGGTGGCCAACGCTCTGGCAACTGCTGCGCCTCCGGCGGAGTAG
- the ispE gene encoding 4-(cytidine 5'-diphospho)-2-C-methyl-D-erythritol kinase: MAATRELRLRTGAKLNLFLRVVGRRPDGYHELESIFQSLDFGDDLQVAEAPDDEITVAMHSEVVVGLPSQEQNLAYIAARRLQEATSTRRGARVQIDKRIPLGGGLGGGSSNAAGVLLALDQLWKLGLERRRMLELAAEIGSDVPYCLGGGATCLVTGRGEKLAPLPPPPRPLWFVLGMSDEPLATATVYAGLGELTEHRPAVAPVTMALGAGDVAELGELLHNDLEPVALRLRPELRERKDALRAAGAVGVALSGSGPTLFGLAGDEAGAHAIAERVLGAFDRVVVTSSSSGCVGSA, translated from the coding sequence GTGGCGGCTACCCGCGAGCTGCGTCTCAGGACCGGAGCGAAGCTCAACCTGTTCCTGCGCGTCGTCGGCCGCCGTCCCGACGGATACCACGAGCTCGAGTCGATCTTCCAGAGCCTCGACTTCGGCGATGACCTCCAGGTTGCAGAGGCGCCGGACGACGAAATCACGGTCGCGATGCACTCGGAGGTGGTGGTGGGCCTGCCGTCACAGGAACAGAACCTCGCTTACATCGCCGCCCGCCGCTTGCAAGAAGCCACCTCGACCCGGCGCGGGGCCCGCGTTCAGATCGATAAGCGCATCCCGTTGGGCGGCGGGCTAGGCGGCGGAAGCAGCAACGCGGCCGGCGTGCTCTTGGCGCTGGATCAGCTGTGGAAGCTGGGGCTCGAGCGCCGCCGGATGCTCGAGCTCGCAGCCGAGATCGGCAGCGACGTTCCTTACTGCCTCGGCGGCGGCGCCACCTGCTTGGTGACCGGCAGGGGCGAGAAGCTGGCACCACTGCCCCCACCACCGCGACCGCTGTGGTTCGTTCTCGGCATGTCCGATGAGCCACTTGCGACCGCGACGGTGTACGCGGGCCTTGGGGAACTGACAGAGCACCGCCCCGCGGTCGCGCCCGTGACGATGGCCCTCGGCGCGGGCGACGTTGCCGAGCTGGGGGAGTTACTGCACAACGACCTGGAGCCGGTCGCTCTGCGGCTTCGTCCGGAGCTTCGGGAGCGGAAGGACGCGCTGCGGGCGGCCGGAGCCGTGGGCGTGGCGCTGAGTGGGTCCGGCCCGACGCTGTTCGGACTCGCGGGAGACGAGGCCGGCGCGCACGCGATCGCGGAGCGGGTTCTCGGCGCCTTCGACCGGGTCGTGGTCACCTCTTCGAGTTCCGGCTGCGTCGGCTCCGCCTGA
- the glmU gene encoding bifunctional UDP-N-acetylglucosamine diphosphorylase/glucosamine-1-phosphate N-acetyltransferase GlmU, with product MARGRGDDGARTGGIAVVLAAGEGKRLRSRLPKVLHEAAGRPLLGHVLEALRPLGLDEVIVVTSSSGLIEAAFADEGCTFAVQDPPNGTGDALRVALAMAGAGDGHVMVVPGDTPLLTAETLRSLWEDHVSSSAAATVLTARAADSAGYGRVVRDADGGVEKIVEHRDASTAELAIDEINGGVYVFDRHGLEDLLAKLDSENSQREYYLTDVIALLRASERKVHALQVSESEVAGVNSRSQLAQVTTLLHRRATEHWLEQGVTIVDPATTYIDSQVTIEPDATILPFTFLQGSTTIGAGAEIGPQVRIVDSEVGPDAKVTFAVVRSSVLGPESSVGPFASLRPGTRLGRGAELGTFVETKNAVVGDDSAAHHLAYLGDAEIGSGVNIGAGTITCNWDGQNKHRSVVDDDAYIGSDTMLVAPVHIGKRAATGAGSVVRGDVPDDALAVGVPARVIEGKGDKMKRLDEADRNRSDGGG from the coding sequence GTGGCGCGAGGTCGAGGAGACGACGGCGCGCGCACCGGTGGGATCGCGGTCGTTCTCGCCGCCGGAGAAGGCAAGCGCCTCAGGTCCCGGCTCCCGAAGGTCCTGCACGAAGCCGCGGGGCGGCCGTTGCTCGGTCACGTCCTCGAGGCGCTGCGGCCGCTCGGGCTCGACGAGGTCATCGTCGTGACTTCCAGCAGCGGCTTGATCGAGGCCGCGTTCGCCGACGAAGGCTGCACGTTCGCGGTTCAGGATCCTCCGAACGGGACCGGGGATGCGCTGCGCGTCGCTCTCGCGATGGCCGGTGCGGGCGACGGGCACGTCATGGTGGTTCCGGGTGACACTCCGCTGCTCACGGCGGAGACGCTGCGGTCGCTGTGGGAGGACCATGTCTCCTCGTCGGCCGCGGCGACCGTTCTGACGGCGCGCGCTGCGGACTCCGCGGGGTACGGCCGCGTCGTGCGCGACGCCGACGGCGGCGTGGAGAAGATCGTCGAGCACCGCGACGCGAGCACCGCGGAGTTGGCGATAGACGAGATCAACGGGGGCGTCTACGTCTTCGACCGGCACGGCCTGGAAGACCTGCTTGCGAAGCTGGACAGCGAGAACAGCCAGCGGGAGTACTACCTCACCGATGTCATCGCCTTGTTGCGCGCGTCCGAGCGCAAGGTGCACGCGCTGCAGGTTTCCGAGAGCGAGGTCGCAGGGGTGAACTCACGCAGCCAGCTGGCGCAGGTCACCACGCTGCTTCACCGCCGCGCGACCGAGCACTGGCTGGAGCAGGGCGTCACGATCGTCGATCCGGCGACGACCTACATCGACTCACAGGTGACTATCGAGCCGGATGCCACGATCCTTCCCTTCACGTTCCTGCAGGGCAGCACGACGATCGGAGCCGGTGCCGAGATCGGGCCGCAGGTGAGGATCGTCGACAGCGAGGTGGGGCCGGACGCGAAGGTGACGTTCGCGGTCGTTCGGTCGTCCGTGCTGGGGCCCGAGAGCTCGGTGGGGCCGTTCGCCTCTCTTCGTCCTGGGACACGACTGGGCAGGGGGGCCGAGCTCGGCACCTTCGTGGAGACGAAGAACGCCGTGGTGGGAGATGACAGCGCCGCGCACCATCTCGCATACCTGGGCGACGCCGAGATCGGCAGCGGCGTGAACATCGGCGCGGGGACGATCACGTGCAACTGGGACGGACAGAACAAGCACCGCAGCGTCGTGGACGACGACGCCTACATCGGGTCCGACACGATGTTGGTCGCACCCGTCCACATCGGGAAGCGTGCTGCCACCGGAGCTGGGTCCGTCGTTAGAGGCGACGTTCCCGACGACGCCCTCGCTGTGGGGGTTCCCGCTCGCGTCATCGAGGGCAAGGGCGACAAGATGAAAAGGTTGGATGAAGCTGACAGAAACCGCTCCGACGGGGGAGGATAG